One genomic window of Actinomycetota bacterium includes the following:
- a CDS encoding LLM class F420-dependent oxidoreductase, translating to MKLGLHLGYWGAGNDAQNIVLAQEADRLGYDVVWTSEAYGSDAATVAAFVIAQTTRVDVGTAVFQIPGRSPANTAMTAATLDTLSGGRFRLGLGVSGPQVSEGWHGVAFDRPLQRTREYVDIIRMALARERVEYQGECFTLPLPDGPGKALTLTIHPVREKLPIYLAAIGPRALAMVGEIADGWLSVYFSPDHAEHTLGLVRDARLAAGKSMDDFDVVASTSVVFGDDLEACADQLRAGSALYIGGMGSREKNFYNQLVQRMGYEREAKEIQDLYMAKDYVGAQAALPFSLLDEVSLIGPPERIRDRMIAFSEAGVTNLTFSAVGSTIEQRIASVRAMAELLDMSGLAT from the coding sequence ATGAAACTCGGTCTGCACCTTGGTTATTGGGGCGCTGGCAATGATGCTCAGAACATCGTGTTGGCTCAGGAGGCCGACCGTCTTGGCTATGACGTGGTCTGGACTTCTGAGGCGTACGGTTCAGATGCTGCCACGGTAGCGGCGTTCGTCATCGCCCAAACTACGCGCGTTGATGTCGGAACAGCAGTCTTTCAGATCCCAGGTCGTTCGCCTGCGAACACTGCAATGACCGCCGCAACCTTGGACACGCTGTCTGGCGGCCGCTTCCGACTCGGCCTTGGAGTCTCGGGGCCACAGGTATCTGAGGGCTGGCATGGGGTGGCCTTTGATCGTCCATTGCAGCGCACCCGTGAATACGTGGACATCATCCGAATGGCACTTGCTCGCGAACGCGTCGAATATCAAGGGGAGTGCTTCACTTTGCCGCTACCCGATGGGCCAGGCAAAGCCCTGACACTCACTATTCACCCAGTGCGCGAGAAGTTGCCGATCTATCTGGCAGCGATTGGGCCACGAGCATTGGCCATGGTTGGGGAGATTGCCGACGGCTGGCTATCGGTGTACTTCTCACCCGATCATGCAGAGCACACGCTGGGCCTTGTGCGCGACGCGCGATTGGCAGCCGGAAAGTCGATGGATGACTTCGATGTAGTGGCATCAACCTCAGTCGTCTTTGGTGATGACCTCGAAGCCTGCGCTGACCAACTTCGCGCAGGCTCTGCCTTGTACATCGGAGGCATGGGCAGCCGTGAGAAGAACTTCTATAACCAACTGGTTCAGCGCATGGGCTATGAACGCGAGGCGAAGGAGATTCAGGATCTCTACATGGCAAAGGACTATGTCGGTGCGCAGGCTGCCTTGCCGTTCTCACTTCTGGATGAGGTGTCGCTTATCGGACCGCCGGAGCGAATTCGCGATCGGATGATTGCATTCTCCGAAGCCGGAGTTACCAATCTCACGTTCAGTGCGGTGGGCTCCACTATTGAGCAACGAATCGCGAGTGTCCGAGCAATGGCAGAACTGCTCGACATGTCAGGGTTGGCTACATGA
- a CDS encoding M20/M25/M40 family metallo-hydrolase: MASDVVTLTQELIRIDTSNFGESTETVGEAAAADYVAERLREAGWDPEIIVTSSDARRAVVMRVPGTDPSAGALLVHGHLDVVPAIVAEWSRPPFGGVIEDGFIWGRGAVDMKDMDAMILAVVRKWGRTGFRPRRDMVIAFLPDEEAGSTHGSQWLVANRPELFAGVTQAIGEVGGFSVTVNDDLRLYPIQTAEKGLKWMRLHIAARAGHGSMIHHDNAVTEMAAAVTRIGQHQWPIRKTPTVQRFLDELSDAFEIDLSDANEQELYSRLGTLAYVVGATLQNTSNPTLLDAGYKANVIPREASAQIDGRYLPGFEDEFDTTIRELAGDLVEIEMINTGIAVEAPLGTGLFDLMAQALRAEDATARAVPYMISGGTDAKSFAGLNIECYGFSPLKMPADLDYWRLFHGVDERVPLEGLEFGVRVLDRFLRGC, encoded by the coding sequence ATGGCCTCTGACGTAGTGACGCTGACCCAGGAGCTCATTCGGATCGACACGAGCAACTTCGGTGAATCCACTGAGACGGTCGGTGAAGCCGCGGCCGCGGATTACGTGGCCGAGCGCTTGCGAGAAGCCGGTTGGGATCCCGAGATCATCGTGACCAGCAGCGATGCTCGGCGCGCTGTCGTGATGCGTGTTCCGGGCACTGATCCTTCTGCGGGCGCGCTTCTCGTGCACGGGCATCTGGATGTCGTACCCGCCATCGTTGCTGAATGGTCGCGTCCGCCTTTTGGTGGCGTGATCGAGGACGGCTTCATCTGGGGCCGCGGAGCGGTCGACATGAAAGACATGGACGCCATGATCTTGGCGGTCGTGCGCAAGTGGGGTCGCACAGGCTTTCGCCCGCGGCGCGACATGGTCATCGCCTTCCTGCCAGATGAAGAGGCCGGATCAACCCACGGTTCGCAGTGGTTGGTGGCAAACCGTCCCGAACTCTTTGCTGGTGTGACACAGGCCATCGGGGAAGTGGGTGGCTTCAGCGTCACCGTGAATGACGACCTGCGGCTATATCCGATCCAGACAGCCGAGAAGGGCTTGAAGTGGATGCGCTTGCACATTGCTGCTCGGGCCGGACACGGTTCGATGATCCATCACGACAACGCGGTTACTGAGATGGCTGCGGCCGTCACGCGCATTGGTCAACACCAATGGCCAATTCGCAAGACCCCAACTGTCCAGCGATTCTTGGACGAGCTATCTGACGCCTTCGAGATCGACTTGAGTGATGCCAATGAGCAGGAGCTCTACTCCCGGCTTGGCACCTTGGCCTATGTCGTTGGGGCCACCCTGCAGAACACCTCCAATCCCACCTTGCTTGATGCGGGATACAAGGCCAACGTGATTCCGCGTGAGGCCTCGGCTCAGATCGATGGTCGCTACTTGCCTGGTTTTGAAGATGAGTTCGACACAACGATTCGCGAACTCGCAGGTGACTTGGTCGAGATCGAGATGATCAACACTGGCATTGCCGTTGAAGCGCCCTTGGGCACCGGGCTCTTTGACCTGATGGCGCAAGCGCTTCGTGCAGAGGATGCAACAGCTCGGGCTGTTCCGTACATGATCTCGGGCGGCACCGATGCGAAGTCCTTCGCCGGGTTGAATATTGAGTGCTATGGATTCTCGCCCTTGAAAATGCCCGCCGATCTGGACTACTGGCGGCTGTTCCACGGTGTTGATGAGCGTGTGCCGCTGGAAGGTCTTGAGTTCGGCGTGCGCGTACTGGATCGCTTCCTTCGGGGATGTTGA
- a CDS encoding aldo/keto reductase, with protein sequence MQQRPLGRSGLWVGRLALGTMTWGRSTDEYEARDQLAVFIDAGGTLIDTADVYVDGVSEQLLGELVEEFGIRDQVVIATKAVGIPDGGRRYDASRHHLMKAIDASLKRLRTDTIDLWQLHAWDPLTPMEETLAVCDDIIRSGKARYIGISNYSGWQTARAATWQRAVPGRAPIVTAQMEYSLLERGIEREIVPAAQALGLGILPWSPLGRGVLTGKYRHSTPADSRGGNADTAGWVQIYMDERGRRIVDAVATAADGLGASPTEVALAWLRDRPGVVAPVLGARNNSQLIAALASEELELPEEISRALDEVSAPAASYPEAGWAQQR encoded by the coding sequence ATGCAACAACGCCCTCTTGGACGCTCCGGATTGTGGGTTGGACGCCTTGCCCTTGGCACCATGACCTGGGGCCGGAGCACAGACGAATACGAAGCCCGCGATCAACTGGCGGTATTCATCGATGCCGGAGGAACTCTCATTGATACCGCCGATGTCTATGTCGATGGCGTCTCTGAGCAACTACTGGGCGAGCTAGTTGAAGAGTTCGGCATTCGCGATCAGGTCGTGATCGCAACGAAAGCGGTCGGCATCCCCGACGGCGGTCGACGTTACGACGCCTCACGGCACCATTTGATGAAGGCCATTGACGCGTCATTGAAGCGACTGCGAACTGACACGATCGATTTGTGGCAGCTGCATGCGTGGGATCCGCTCACGCCAATGGAAGAGACCCTCGCGGTTTGTGACGACATCATTCGCAGTGGCAAAGCCCGCTACATCGGCATCTCCAACTACAGCGGCTGGCAAACCGCACGCGCTGCGACATGGCAACGGGCGGTGCCGGGACGCGCACCGATCGTCACCGCGCAGATGGAGTATTCACTGCTTGAGCGAGGCATCGAACGCGAGATTGTTCCTGCGGCACAAGCCCTGGGTCTTGGGATCCTGCCTTGGTCGCCATTGGGAAGAGGTGTCCTGACGGGCAAGTACCGACATAGCACTCCCGCAGATTCACGTGGGGGCAATGCCGACACGGCTGGCTGGGTGCAGATCTACATGGACGAACGTGGGCGACGCATTGTCGATGCTGTCGCCACTGCTGCTGATGGCCTCGGAGCATCTCCGACCGAAGTTGCACTTGCGTGGCTGCGGGATCGCCCGGGCGTTGTGGCTCCAGTGCTCGGCGCACGCAATAACAGTCAGCTCATTGCCGCGCTGGCCAGCGAAGAACTGGAGTTGCCCGAGGAAATCAGTCGGGCACTTGATGAAGTTTCGGCACCCGCAGCGAGTTACCCCGAAGCCGGTTGGGCCCAGCAGAGGTAG
- a CDS encoding undecaprenyl-diphosphate phosphatase, translating to MSWVEAVVLGLVQGLTEFIPVSSTAHVLIVSQLFGWEDPGAAFTAVTQIGTELAVIVFFRNDIARILAAWFRSLRNASLRSELDARMGWYIIIGTIPISILGVAFSSQIETAARNLWLVAATLIIFGVVLGVADALGSRRHDLTELGTRDGLLFGLGQAMALIPGVSRSGATISTGLALGYTRESAARYSFLLAVPAVLASGFYEMTKIGGDETASWGPTLLAAGIAFFVGIAVIAWLLRWVITKTFLPFVIYRILLGFGVILLLWVGLLTT from the coding sequence GTGTCGTGGGTTGAGGCTGTGGTCCTTGGCCTTGTGCAAGGGCTCACGGAATTCATCCCTGTCTCATCCACAGCGCATGTGCTCATCGTGTCGCAGCTCTTTGGCTGGGAGGATCCAGGAGCGGCGTTCACCGCCGTCACACAGATTGGCACTGAACTTGCCGTAATCGTCTTTTTCCGAAACGACATCGCACGAATCCTGGCTGCCTGGTTTCGATCGCTGCGTAATGCCAGTCTGCGGAGTGAACTTGATGCACGCATGGGTTGGTACATCATCATCGGAACCATCCCGATCTCGATCTTGGGTGTTGCGTTTTCAAGTCAGATTGAAACGGCCGCGCGCAATCTCTGGCTGGTCGCCGCGACGCTGATCATCTTTGGCGTTGTGCTCGGTGTAGCCGACGCCTTGGGCTCGCGCCGGCATGATCTGACAGAGCTCGGCACTCGCGATGGTCTGCTCTTCGGCCTGGGCCAGGCCATGGCATTGATCCCGGGGGTTTCGCGCTCAGGCGCGACCATTTCAACAGGCCTTGCATTGGGCTACACACGCGAGTCTGCTGCTCGATATTCGTTCCTGCTAGCCGTACCTGCTGTTCTGGCCTCGGGCTTCTATGAGATGACCAAGATCGGTGGTGATGAAACTGCATCTTGGGGGCCAACCCTGCTGGCTGCAGGCATTGCATTCTTCGTCGGCATTGCAGTCATCGCATGGCTCTTGCGCTGGGTCATCACCAAGACATTCCTGCCGTTCGTGATCTATCGAATCCTGCTCGGCTTTGGCGTGATCTTGCTGCTATGGGTCGGATTGCTGACGACTTAG
- a CDS encoding magnesium and cobalt transport protein CorA — MIRGLGVYSPDGVVPIDDIGCGQEPADEHPAPKLENLRARCDEHPESFVWLGLFEPTKDELDIITRVFDLSHLQVEDAANPNQRAKFDFDSAGHGLAILKVLDYYEPSSDVNTGQIAVFVGSWFVITVRFGEVGDLQGLRPRLEMSANLRAMGPVSVFYAVFDKVVDEYLAVSDEVSIDVEELEQAVFQPGKRIEYADRIYRLKRENVEVRGAVNPLVPVAHDLVQEYIEWIPVGIRPYFRDIGEHVLRVHDSVEGTDSMLLTMLMAATSQQDLQQNKDMRKISAWVAIAAVPTMIAGIYGMNFENLPELHWRFGYFMVMGLMAGACTLLYRAFRKSGWL, encoded by the coding sequence GTGATTCGTGGATTGGGCGTCTACAGCCCTGATGGTGTGGTCCCCATCGACGACATCGGATGTGGGCAGGAACCAGCCGATGAGCATCCGGCTCCCAAGCTTGAAAATCTGCGCGCGCGTTGCGATGAGCATCCTGAATCCTTCGTCTGGCTGGGCTTGTTCGAACCGACCAAGGATGAACTCGACATCATCACTCGGGTCTTTGATCTCTCGCATCTGCAGGTCGAGGACGCCGCTAATCCGAACCAACGAGCGAAGTTCGACTTTGACAGTGCTGGCCACGGATTGGCGATCCTCAAGGTGCTCGACTACTACGAGCCAAGTTCCGACGTGAACACCGGCCAGATTGCCGTCTTTGTCGGTTCCTGGTTTGTCATCACCGTTCGATTCGGTGAAGTTGGTGATCTGCAAGGTCTGCGGCCGCGATTGGAGATGTCTGCGAATTTGCGGGCCATGGGACCCGTATCGGTGTTCTACGCAGTCTTCGACAAAGTTGTTGACGAATACCTCGCGGTGTCAGACGAAGTCAGCATTGACGTCGAAGAATTGGAACAGGCGGTCTTCCAGCCCGGCAAGCGAATTGAATACGCCGATCGCATCTATCGCCTCAAGCGCGAAAACGTCGAAGTTCGCGGAGCAGTGAATCCTCTGGTTCCCGTTGCTCATGACCTCGTTCAGGAATACATCGAGTGGATCCCGGTTGGCATTCGTCCCTATTTCCGCGACATCGGTGAGCACGTCTTGCGCGTGCACGATTCTGTCGAAGGCACCGATTCGATGCTGCTGACAATGCTGATGGCGGCAACCTCACAACAGGATCTTCAGCAGAACAAGGACATGCGCAAGATCAGTGCTTGGGTTGCCATAGCCGCCGTGCCGACCATGATCGCGGGGATCTATGGCATGAACTTTGAGAACCTGCCGGAACTGCATTGGAGATTCGGGTACTTCATGGTGATGGGCCTGATGGCCGGCGCATGCACCTTGCTCTATCGAGCCTTCCGCAAGAGCGGCTGGCTCTAA
- a CDS encoding GAF and ANTAR domain-containing protein, which yields MRIKTPERVPAIFVEFADTLIEEFEVVEFFKMVATRTAELVAYSHSGVLIADERNDLQFMAASDGCTQSLELFQVQSHQGPGRDCFLRGVSVVNSDLQTANDRWPRFAPLAVAAGFRSVHAFPMRLRSEVIGSMSIFSADVGQLDPVDVRVIQSLVDVAMIGLLKKRAIARGEVETEQLQDELNRRIIIEQAKGVLAQIHGCGVDEAFNLLRSYCRDHNLLLSSVAKAVVTDPAEYPVLTATRFRTSA from the coding sequence ATGCGAATCAAGACACCTGAACGGGTTCCGGCGATCTTCGTTGAATTCGCTGACACTCTTATTGAGGAGTTTGAAGTTGTCGAATTCTTCAAGATGGTCGCTACCCGGACCGCCGAGCTTGTCGCATACAGCCACTCGGGAGTTTTGATCGCGGATGAGCGGAACGACTTGCAATTCATGGCTGCGTCCGATGGGTGCACTCAGTCGCTGGAGCTCTTCCAAGTGCAATCACATCAGGGGCCTGGTCGGGACTGCTTCCTGCGCGGAGTTTCGGTGGTCAACTCAGATCTGCAGACGGCGAATGATCGATGGCCAAGATTCGCGCCCCTGGCGGTGGCTGCGGGTTTCCGATCAGTGCACGCCTTTCCCATGCGTCTTCGTTCGGAAGTCATAGGCTCCATGAGCATCTTCAGCGCCGATGTTGGTCAGTTGGATCCGGTAGATGTGCGCGTTATTCAGTCTCTGGTGGACGTGGCAATGATCGGGCTGCTAAAGAAACGCGCTATCGCGCGAGGCGAGGTCGAGACTGAGCAGTTGCAAGACGAGTTGAACAGGCGAATCATCATTGAACAGGCCAAAGGCGTACTTGCGCAGATACACGGATGCGGGGTTGATGAGGCCTTCAATCTCCTGCGCTCCTACTGCCGTGACCACAATCTTCTCTTGAGCAGTGTTGCCAAAGCGGTAGTGACCGATCCTGCTGAATATCCAGTTCTCACCGCCACCCGATTTCGAACTAGCGCTTAG
- a CDS encoding DUF5703 family protein: MAIKTATTPQWEYRDIALPRGTSREAARQLMTGAADIGHWELQQSRVFPDGRRKVRLRRRVYRVVRTA, from the coding sequence ATGGCGATAAAGACGGCCACCACACCACAGTGGGAATACCGCGACATCGCCTTGCCACGTGGCACTTCACGTGAGGCTGCTCGTCAACTCATGACAGGTGCCGCAGACATTGGGCATTGGGAACTCCAACAATCACGCGTGTTTCCAGATGGCCGACGTAAAGTGCGGCTTCGCCGGCGTGTGTACCGCGTCGTGCGTACCGCTTAG
- a CDS encoding HNH endonuclease, whose protein sequence is MILALVAASALSISVYRTIRWTLLGIAGKDPVRRFSATDRALLIARAGHKCEQHFLWFWRCRTTTNLEADHVHPHSKGGKTHIENGQVLCARHNKQKSARIPYNWELRLLAKSRTAYFPPGTSVRVIRRPRS, encoded by the coding sequence ATGATCTTGGCCCTAGTTGCGGCCTCGGCGCTCAGCATTTCGGTGTACAGAACAATTCGTTGGACACTCTTAGGAATCGCGGGCAAGGACCCTGTGCGCAGGTTCTCGGCCACCGACCGCGCCCTTCTAATAGCTAGGGCTGGCCACAAGTGCGAACAACATTTCTTATGGTTCTGGAGATGTCGAACGACTACCAATCTGGAGGCAGATCACGTGCATCCGCATTCCAAGGGCGGCAAGACTCACATCGAAAATGGACAAGTGCTCTGCGCTCGGCACAACAAGCAGAAATCGGCACGCATCCCGTACAACTGGGAATTGCGACTCCTCGCTAAGAGCCGGACCGCATACTTCCCCCCGGGAACCAGTGTTCGCGTCATTCGTAGGCCTCGGAGCTAA